A region of the Campylobacter subantarcticus LMG 24377 genome:
ACCCCAAACTTCTTTTAGTTTAAAGCGTTTTGCAAATTCCATAATTTGCCAAGTATCACTCATAGCCTCACCTACAGGTAATACTTGTTGCTTCCAATGTTGGGTTCTTCTTTCAGCATTACCATAAGCTCCCCATTTTTCATAAATCATTGCACTTGGTAAAATCAAATCAGCCACTTTAGCACTAATTCCTGGGTAACAATCACTCACAACAATAAAATTATCCATTTCTCTTGCTGCTGCTATCCAGTGATTTGCATTAGCTGTATTTTGCCAAGGATTGTTTACTTGCACCCAAGCAAATTTGATATTTCCATCTTCTAAATCTCTCATGATTTTCAAATACGGTGCACCTGGTTTGGGATTAATCGTTTTCGTAGGAACTTTCCAAATTTTTTCACTAATAGCTCTATGTTTAGGATTTGCCACCACCATATCAGCAGGTAAACGGTGTGAAAAAGTCCCTACTTCTCTTGCTGTTCCACAAGCACTTGGCTGTCCTGTCAGTGAAAATGCCCCATTACCTGGTTTAGCTTGTTTACCAAGTAGAAAATGCACCATATAAGCTTGCTCATTCACCCAAGTACCTCTTGTGTGTTGATTAAAGCCCATAGTCCAAAAACTTACAACTTTTCTGTTTTGTTCTATGTAAAGACTAGCTAATTCTTGAAGTTTTTTCTTAAATTCATCAATACTTTCATCTTCATTACCCTTAGCAACTTTAGCAACATAATCAAGCGTATAAGGTTCTAAAGCTTTCTTAAAATCTTCAAAAGAAATTTCCCAATGCGCATCAGGAGCGCCTTGGTGTTTCATTTCAAATTTATCACCTGCTTTTACTCCCAAATAAGCTAAAGAAACCGCTTCTTCCTCATCTAAAACAATTGCATTTTGCTTTGCAACCGTGTCTTTCTCACTTGCTTTAAATTTAGGATGGTTTGGATTATTTCTCATCCCATAACCAATATCAGCATAACCTGTTGTGAAAATACAATGTTTTTCAATAAATTCTTTATCCATAGTTTCAGGATGATTATAAACAATCTCTCTTGCTATATAATTCCAAATAGCTAAATCAGTATTTGGTTTGAAAATAATTTCAGTATCTGCTATATGAGAAGTTCTATTAGAAAAAGTAGATAAATTTATTATTTTAACTTGATCTAAATTGCTTAATTTTCTATCACTTACCCTTGACCATAAAATCGGATGCATTTCTGCCATATTTGCACCCCAAGTAATAATAGTATCAGTAAGCTCTATATCATCATAACAACCGGAAGGCTCATCAACTCCAAAAGTTTGCATAAAACCAACAACAGCACTAGCCATGCAGTGACGTGCATTTGGATCTATATTGTTTGATCTAAAACCAGCTTTTACTAATTTTGCAGCAGCATATCCTTCTTGTATAGTATATTGACCGCTTGCGAAAATTCCAATACCCTCAACACCTTTTTCTTTATAAGCTTTTTTAAATTGTTTTTCCATTTCATCAAAAGCTCTTTGCCAAGAAACTTGTTGGAATTTTCCTTTTTTATCAAACTCACCTTTTGCATTTACACGAAGTAAAGGTGTAACTAAACGGTCTTCTCCATACATAATTTTTGCATTAAAATAACCTTTAATACAATTTAATCCACGATTTACAGGAGCTGCTGGATCTCCTTTTACAGCAACAATTTTACCATCTAAACTTGCAACTAAAATTCCACAGCCTGTACCACAAAATCTACAAACAGCCTTATCCCAACGCCATTTATTCTCAGTATTTGCAAGCACACTACTTGGAACACTAAGACCTGCAACACCACAAGCACTAGCAATAGCGGTATTTTTAATGAAGTCCCTTCTGTTCATCATATCCCTCGTTATTGTTTATTTATGTATATAAAGAATACATAAATATAACATTACTATAGATTACTTTAAATTTAAATTATAAGAAAGAATATTTTATAGGTATTTATAAATAGGAGTTTTTTGGTATTTTTTAATATTTTTTGCATATTATAAAACACTAGTTAATTCTAGCGTTTTAATTGATTTACAATACCAAGCATATCATCACTTGTAGTA
Encoded here:
- the napA gene encoding periplasmic nitrate reductase subunit alpha, which gives rise to MNRRDFIKNTAIASACGVAGLSVPSSVLANTENKWRWDKAVCRFCGTGCGILVASLDGKIVAVKGDPAAPVNRGLNCIKGYFNAKIMYGEDRLVTPLLRVNAKGEFDKKGKFQQVSWQRAFDEMEKQFKKAYKEKGVEGIGIFASGQYTIQEGYAAAKLVKAGFRSNNIDPNARHCMASAVVGFMQTFGVDEPSGCYDDIELTDTIITWGANMAEMHPILWSRVSDRKLSNLDQVKIINLSTFSNRTSHIADTEIIFKPNTDLAIWNYIAREIVYNHPETMDKEFIEKHCIFTTGYADIGYGMRNNPNHPKFKASEKDTVAKQNAIVLDEEEAVSLAYLGVKAGDKFEMKHQGAPDAHWEISFEDFKKALEPYTLDYVAKVAKGNEDESIDEFKKKLQELASLYIEQNRKVVSFWTMGFNQHTRGTWVNEQAYMVHFLLGKQAKPGNGAFSLTGQPSACGTAREVGTFSHRLPADMVVANPKHRAISEKIWKVPTKTINPKPGAPYLKIMRDLEDGNIKFAWVQVNNPWQNTANANHWIAAAREMDNFIVVSDCYPGISAKVADLILPSAMIYEKWGAYGNAERRTQHWKQQVLPVGEAMSDTWQIMEFAKRFKLKEVWGETKVNDKLTLPSVLEEAKAMGYSEDDTLFDVLFANKEAKTFKAKDNIAKGFDNSEVFGDERKVIGSDGKEFNGYGFFVQKYLWEEYRKFGLGHGHDLADFDTYHKVRGLRWPVVNGKETQWRFNTKFDYYAKKAAPNSDFAFYGDFAKELPKGDLLAPQTKEKYSLKNKVKIFFRPFMKAPERPSKEYPFWLSTGRVLEHWHSGTMTMRVPELFRAVPEALCYMNEDDAKAMQINQGDIVWVESRRGKVKARVDFRGRNKPSKGLVYVPWFDENVYINKVTLDATCPLSNQTDFKKCAVKITKA